A single Saccopteryx bilineata isolate mSacBil1 chromosome 9, mSacBil1_pri_phased_curated, whole genome shotgun sequence DNA region contains:
- the LOC136312879 gene encoding major allergen I polypeptide chain 2-like: MKGTLLVLALLVTRELGTEMAGACPVFYGAFGAVALGSKLLLDINLNLVHATEPEKVAFGKIQDCYNEAGITSKILDLIVMATITTSKECIHYAADKLKEDVQKLSKLNPLER; encoded by the exons ATGAAGGGAACACTTCTTGTGCTGGCCTTGCTGGTGACCAGAGAGCTGGGCACTGAGATGG CGGGAGCTTGCCCTGTTTTTTATGGAGCCTTTGGTGCGGTGGCTCTTGGAAGCAAGTTACTATTGGACATCAACCTCAATCTGGTCCACGCTACTGAACCTGAAAAAGTAGCCTTCGGAAAAATTCAGGATTGCTACAATGAGGCGGGAATTACATCCAAGATCTTGGATCTGATCGTCATG gcaaccatcaccaccagcaAGGAATGCATTCATTACGCAGCGGACAAGCTGAAGGAGGATGTCCAGAAACTTTCCAAACTGAACCCTTTGGAGAGATGA